A single genomic interval of Xyrauchen texanus isolate HMW12.3.18 chromosome 40, RBS_HiC_50CHRs, whole genome shotgun sequence harbors:
- the sgms1b gene encoding phosphatidylcholine:ceramide cholinephosphotransferase 1 codes for MAMSILHQVSTVATADMNKVVLWSREEVSLWLKDQGLQEYLEPLQNCDGPTLLNLTTDDFKRPPLSRVTSDGGRQLLDKIDTLKIVHHIDMHKNGHANGHMVLNHDGNAGSASKAQRNGMVNGFHKELVQIPIPEPASPPFPTEWGKTAVALVYALCCFVFTTIIISVVHERVPPKEATPPLPDKFFDFFDRVEWAFSVCEINGMILMVLWIIQWSLLKHKSIIIRRFFFIVGTLYLYRCITMYVTTLPVPGMHFKCSPKLHGDWESQIRRVMKLIAGGGLTITGSHNMCGDYLYSGHTVMLTIMYLFMKEYSPRRFWWYHWGCWVLCAIGLFCILLAHDHYTIDVAVAYFITTRLFWWYHTMANQQALKETSQTNFFTRVWWYRFFLYLEMNVSTIVPRSYQRPFSWRSLQWSHVKYTRIDSE; via the exons ATGGCTATGTCTATTCTCCATCAAGTTTCTACAGTCGCAACGGCTGATATGAATAAAGTCGTGTTGTGGTCGCGGGAGGAAGTTTCTCTCTGGCTTAAGGATCAGGGGTTGCAGGAGTACTTGGAACCTTTGCAGAACTGCGATGGACCAACTTTGTTAAATCTCACTACAGACGACTTCAAGAGGCCACCCCTTTCCAGGGTCACATCAGATGGTGGCAGGCAGCTCTTGGACAAGATTGATACTCTTAAAATCGTGCATCACATTGACATGCACAAGAATGGACATGCTAACGGGCACATGGTCTTGAATCATGATGGGAATGCCGGGAGCGCCAGCAAGGCTCAACGGAATGGCATGGTGAATGGCTTCCATAAGGAACTGGTGCAGATTCCCATACCAGAACCAGCCTCTCCACCGTTTCCTACGGAATGGGGAAAGACGGCTGTTGCCCTTGTCTATGCCTTATGCTGCTTCGTCTTTACCACCATCATTATATCTGTGGTCCATGAACGTGTGCCTCCTAAGGAGGCAACTCCACCACTTCCGGACAAGTTCTTTGACTTTTTTGACCGAGTGGAGTGGGCTTTCTCTGTATGTGAGATTAATGGAATGATTCTCATGGTTCTGTGGATTATACAGTGGAGTCTCTTAAAACACAA ATCTATTATTATTCGACGGTTCTTTTTCATAGTCGGGACACTGTACCTCTACAGATGCATTACAATGTATGTCACTACTCTTCCAGTGCCTGGCATGCACTTCAAATGCTCTCCCAAG CTGCATGGTGACTGGGAATCTCAGATACGGAGGGTGATGAAATTGATCGCAGGAGGCGGTTTAACCATCACTGGCTCTCATAACATGTGTGGAGACTACCTGTACAGCGGCCACACAGTCATGCTCACCATTATGTATCTCTTCATGAAAGAGT ATTCTCCTAGAAGGTTCTGGTGGTACCACTGGGGCTGCTGGGTTCTCTGTGCAATAGGACTCTTCTGCATTCTACTTGCTCATGACCACTACACCATTGATGTTGCTGTGGCCTACTTCATCACTACACGCCTCTTCTGGTGGTACCACACTATGGCCAACCAACAA GCACTAAAAGAGACATCCCAGACCAACTTTTTCACCCGTGTTTGGTGGTACAGATTTTTCCTGTACCTGGAAATGAACGTTTCCACCATCGTCCCTCGTAGCTATCAGAGGCCCTTTTCATGGCGATCGCTGCAGTGGAGTCATGTGAAGTACACACGGATAGACTCCGAATGA